Within Sporosarcina sp. PTS2304, the genomic segment GCTACAACTTTTTCATCTTCTTCCATTCGGGGCACCCCTCCTTTATTATATTAGAAGTGAAAGTATCACGTGATACTTTTTCAAAAGTATATCATACGTTTCTAGAAGTATCAAATGATACTTTTTCGTACAGTCAGTAAAAGATAACCGTACATGAAGCTTTCAAGATTGTTTCACACACAGTTAACTTATGTACTAGAAAAAACCTGTACAGCATATGACGTCGACACGAAAAACCGTGTGGAGTCATATGTGTACAGGTTCGCTGTTCATTTATTTGATCGTAATCACAATTTTACCTTTTGCGTGATGTGTTGCACTTAACTCATGAGCTTCACGCAATCCCTTTTCTGTTAACGGGAACGTATGACCAATATGAGATTTGACTTCCCCCTTTTCCATCAAGTCTCCAAGTTCCGCGAGCTGTTTTCCATTCGGATTCAGCCATAAGGATTCTGCGGTAATGCCATTCATTTTCGCTTTTTCTGCATTTGGCTGACCTGCAATGGAAACGAGACGACCGCCTTTCTTTACAACATCGAGGCTCTTCTCTAAAATTTCGCCGCCCATCGTGTCCACTACCAAGTCCACGTCCTTTGCCACATCCGCAAAATCAGTCGTTTTATAATCAATGAACTCATCCACACCGAGCTCTTTCAAAAACGCTTCATTCTTGTCGCTCGCTGTGGAATAAACGTACGCTCCGAAGCTTTTCGCAATCTGAATAGCATAGCTGCCCACGCCGCCGGATCCTGCTTGAATGAGCACCTTATCTCCTTTTTTCACTTGCCCAAAATCCACAAGACATTGCCAAGCCGTCAAACCCGCCAGCGGAACGGAAGCTGCTTCTTCAAAGCTGAGATGTTCCGGTTTCAACGCCACCAATTCTTCATCGACCGCCACATACTCGCTGTATGTCCCGTTCTCCATCGCCGGACGCGCAAACACCTTATCGCCCTTTTTGAACTGCGTCACCTGGCTTCCGACTTCACTGACAACCCCTGCAGCATCCCATCCTAAAATCAACGGAAACTCAAAAGGCATGGCGTCTTTCATATAGCCTTCCCGTACTTTCCAGTCAATCGGATTAATGGAAGTGGCATGCATTTCAATTAGCACCTGCTGATCTTTTATCTCCGGTTTCGGAAGATCTTTCTCCACTAACTGATCCGACCCGCCATATTGTTCAATTACGATTGCTTTCATTTTCACTACACTCCTTCTGATTAGTATTGATATCTGATTGTGTGATACGTACTTCCTATAGCTGTATACCCTGAATCATTTATCTCAATCAAAGGGGTGAATGAATAGTGATAGGTACCTGCGCAAGAAACTAACGTGAAAGTTTAAACATTCATGTTTGTTCAAACAATCATAAATGTTTCGCGCGCAGGTACCCTTCACTAGAAAGTTTCACAATTCTCCTTTGTTCTACATACAGTATGAACTCATGAATGCTCTGTTGGGTATTCCACAAACCGTCTCACTAGCCAAGCAACAACAATACTGAATATGAAATGACCCGCTGTCTAGTAAAACCAAGCCATGCCATCATCTGTCGCTGGTGCTTTTTCTGTAAATGACGTCAAAAAGAATAACACACCACTCCCCGCTGTATATACAGCGATATACGGCCACATCAAAAACTGAAAACCAATTAAGGACAGCAAGTAATAAAGTCCGACAACGCTAACTATGCAAAAGATGAAGTGGAAGAAAATACCAAACCATGCACTTTCATCAAAGACGTGTATTAAAGGAAAATAATCTACATTGTAGAGCAAAACATACGCTTCATTTCCCGTTACCCAATAAACAAGCTGTAGCAAAATCGCTAACACAAACCCACTTACAATCCCGATACTAAGTAACCGCACGAATGGATTCATTTTCTACACCTCCTATTACATGGACGTAGTACCCCAAAACATCTTTGTCTCTTCCTTTCATAATTGTTTACCCATTCATGAAAGCTTTTACACAGATACCTTTTATTTGCTCTTCTGTCACATACATATCTTATTTATGCCAGTCGCTGAGATCTTCCTGAAAGCAGGCTCTCACTGCCGGTTCAGTTCCATCTCACGGTATTCAATCCACGTATACCCGATTCATCCTATTATGTTCTTAACTAGACGCAGTAAGCTGCACGTCCGGATATTCAACCTGCTAAATTGAAAGGTGTTTGTGCGTCACACAATTCAGACACGATTCAAAATTGTTTTCAAGTTGATAGAATTGATGTATCACATTGTCCATTTCCTTTTGAAGCTACCACCACGAATTTCCCGTTGGCTGTATACCTTCCGCAAAAAATCACTATATAGATGAAAAAAAGGGTTTTTTTATCAGACACTATTTTTCCATACATATCCATTGTAAAAAAACAGGTTCACATAGTATTCACTGAACATAAATTAACATATCCGCTGCCAATTTGACGAAGTCCATCTTGCCACTTTGACGAGATGGACCTTGCCACTTTGACGAGACCAATAACTTAAGAACTTAAGAAATATAAAACATAAATATTGTCGAGCTACCACTCGACGTGTTCTCTTTTTATTTATTTTTAAAAAAGTTGTCCACCTTTTACACATAGTTGTCTATCTAGTAAGCAAAAGTGAATATGCGGAATAGGGTTGGGCTTGTCGTTTGCTGTACGGGAATGAATGTGGAGAGAGTAGTTTATTTAGTTGATGCGTACGGATTTTGTAGTGAGGGAGTTTGAAGTGTTGCTACGAATGTCAGAGTAAGTACATTGGCTACTGTCGCATTGTACACACTCTAGTACTGGAAGAAAGAAGTTATTTTTATGTAAAGTTACTACACAACTCTGTAAAAGCCCGGTTTAGTATTCCAATTTTTCGTCTAGCCGGCCAATTCTGTTGAAAAAAATTTTCCCCGCAGAGGAAAATCATAGTACGATAGAGTACAGGAGTTGATATTGATGGAAGCGATCATTCACGGAATCATATTAGCATTTGGCCTCATCCTACCGCTCGGAGTGCAGAATGTGTTCGTATTCACGCAAGGAGCGGCGGGCGTGCGGCGAGCACTGCCGGCCGCCATCACGGCAGCGCTTTGCGACACGCTATTGATCATACTCGCCGTTTTCGGCCTGTCTGTCATCGTGCTGCAGTTCGAGTGGCTACGCCTCGGTCTGATGCTAGTAGGCATTCTGTTTCTGCTATATATGGGCTATGCCCTCTGGACAGCCGAAACAACTGCGGACGAAACCGACCATGCCCTGCCGGTTCGCCGACAAATCCTGTTCGCTGTATCCGTCTCGCTGCTGAACCCGCACGCCATCCTCGATACCGTCGGCGTCATCGGCACAAGCGCTCTCAAATACACCGAGCAGGAGCAGCTGTATTTTATGCTAGCCTGCATTACAGTATCGTGGCTCTGGTTCCTTGGGTTGGCGGTCGCCGGTTCGATGCTGAAGAAGCTGGACGGTACGGGGCGCGTGATGTATATGTTCAATAAATGCTCCGCTGTATTTATCTGGGGCACAGCGGTTTATTTGCTGGCAGGTGTGGCTTGAGGAATGGTAGCTGTGCAAGAAACTAACGTGAAAGTTTAAACATTAATGTTTTGAGCACAGGTACCTTTCGTTTCCAATTCAGCCGCTTCCAGTCATCGGTCTCTCTTCGGTTCTCCGCCATGCTTCCCCTCAGAATAGCCGGCTAGCTGTACCTTTCCATCTTCAACGATATACAGATACGCAACTTCCGGCTCATCGGTAAACACGATTTCCACACCGTTGGACAGTATCGTGTTGCGTATTGGCTGCCGGCTGACCCATTGATCACCGGGATAGAGTTCATTCAAATACTTGTTTACTGTTTCTTCCTGGCTGTACCATTCCTGTAAATGTGCGTCCTGGCTATACAGGACATAATAAAGTTCACCTGACGCAACCAACACGGCAACGGTCAGCAAGATGACGCGGGCTTTTTTCCAAAAAGCCGCCACGATCAGCAACAACACGATCGGCGCCATGAACATCATGAAAAAAATTACACTAGCTGGACTCAAGCTCATTCCCTCCCCTGCCGGCTGTTTCTGCATAGTCGATTGAGGGCTACCCAAAAGACGCTGCAGAGCCTGTAAGTTATTGGACTAATTAATCAGCACTTCAATCTCGTCCTTGTGCTGTTCCGCAAGTTCTTCAAGCAGCCGGTTCGCTTTTTCGTTATAATCAGCCGTACCGGTTTCCGAATCGTACTCATAAGGGCCCAGTTTCTTTTCCAAATACGTCAGCAAATACGCATTCTGTTCATTCAGCTTCTTCGCATACGCTCGCTGAAATTCCTCCGGCGTCATATTCAGTTTCTTTGCCTGCGACTTAGCAAAATCGCGTATTTGCTTAGTATTTTCGTCATCCGCATCCTCAGGCGGCAATATGGAAAACCAGTCTTCTTCCTCTTCCAGATGCTTCGAAATATCGAGACCCATTTTCTCCACTTCCTGTTTTGCTAGTTCCATTTGTATGGCGCCGTCCAAATAACTGAGTGCCTTTTCATCCGGAAATAAAAGCCGTAAATCATAA encodes:
- a CDS encoding NADP-dependent oxidoreductase — translated: MKAIVIEQYGGSDQLVEKDLPKPEIKDQQVLIEMHATSINPIDWKVREGYMKDAMPFEFPLILGWDAAGVVSEVGSQVTQFKKGDKVFARPAMENGTYSEYVAVDEELVALKPEHLSFEEAASVPLAGLTAWQCLVDFGQVKKGDKVLIQAGSGGVGSYAIQIAKSFGAYVYSTASDKNEAFLKELGVDEFIDYKTTDFADVAKDVDLVVDTMGGEILEKSLDVVKKGGRLVSIAGQPNAEKAKMNGITAESLWLNPNGKQLAELGDLMEKGEVKSHIGHTFPLTEKGLREAHELSATHHAKGKIVITIK
- a CDS encoding LysE/ArgO family amino acid transporter yields the protein MEAIIHGIILAFGLILPLGVQNVFVFTQGAAGVRRALPAAITAALCDTLLIILAVFGLSVIVLQFEWLRLGLMLVGILFLLYMGYALWTAETTADETDHALPVRRQILFAVSVSLLNPHAILDTVGVIGTSALKYTEQEQLYFMLACITVSWLWFLGLAVAGSMLKKLDGTGRVMYMFNKCSAVFIWGTAVYLLAGVA
- a CDS encoding DUF3139 domain-containing protein codes for the protein MSPASVIFFMMFMAPIVLLLIVAAFWKKARVILLTVAVLVASGELYYVLYSQDAHLQEWYSQEETVNKYLNELYPGDQWVSRQPIRNTILSNGVEIVFTDEPEVAYLYIVEDGKVQLAGYSEGKHGGEPKRDR